A single Campylobacter hyointestinalis subsp. hyointestinalis DNA region contains:
- a CDS encoding 3-methyladenine DNA glycosylase: MRSEDLFLVLDKDVIFDFNANPFWWPEFSTFWVVIGAVLTQNTKWENVEKSFVNLKNAGVQSLEDVANLSEPSLANLIKPSGFYNTKAKRLSMLCKNILDKFGSFEEFMKNVSRKWLISQKGLGFESVDSILCYACSRDIMVVDKYTLRIFEFLDFTFESYDEARQWLEDIDRNAVYKVVGSVSDNELFARYHGLIVEFCKTHFKAGNFDEKAKKALKNLL, from the coding sequence TTGAGAAGTGAGGATCTGTTTTTAGTTTTGGATAAAGATGTGATATTTGACTTTAATGCAAATCCGTTTTGGTGGCCAGAGTTTAGTACATTTTGGGTCGTCATCGGAGCTGTTTTAACTCAAAATACAAAATGGGAAAATGTAGAGAAGTCTTTTGTAAATTTAAAAAATGCAGGTGTTCAAAGCCTTGAAGACGTGGCAAATTTAAGCGAACCAAGTTTAGCGAATTTGATAAAGCCAAGTGGATTTTATAATACGAAAGCCAAAAGGCTAAGTATGCTTTGTAAAAATATTTTGGATAAATTTGGCTCATTTGAGGAATTTATGAAAAATGTCAGCAGAAAATGGCTGATCTCTCAAAAAGGTTTGGGTTTTGAGAGTGTTGATAGCATACTTTGTTATGCTTGTTCGCGTGATATAATGGTGGTGGATAAATACACGCTTAGGATATTTGAGTTTTTGGATTTTACTTTTGAGAGTTATGATGAAGCTAGGCAGTGGCTAGAAGATATCGATAGAAACGCTGTTTATAAAGTAGTAGGCTCTGTAAGTGACAATGAGCTTTTTGCTCGTTATCACGGGCTTATAGTTGAGTTTTGTAAAACTCATTTTAAAGCTGGAAATTTTGATGAAAAAGCAAAAAAAGCACTAAAAAATTTGCTTTAA
- a CDS encoding DUF815 domain-containing protein, protein MDWKKTKAATLRDGKLKPIKDILISDLNELVSIDRQKDELIKNTLNFIDDKGANHALLWGEMGCGKSSLVRAVFCKFMDRNLRLIEISKFELVNLYKVLDKIRDKKRFKFIIFCDDFSFETSDKTLGELKKLLEGSIQAPPKNAIFYATSNRKHIIKSEKNHENYIIEKEHNRESLSLADRFGLHISFYEMEVSEYLDVVDSYFKDIDVDKEWLRKEALIYASSKGVRSARSAKQFWLSVRSEFEK, encoded by the coding sequence ATAGACTGGAAAAAGACTAAAGCCGCCACTTTAAGAGATGGAAAACTAAAACCTATAAAAGATATATTAATCAGTGATCTAAATGAACTTGTAAGCATAGATAGACAAAAAGACGAGCTTATCAAAAATACTTTAAATTTTATAGATGATAAAGGTGCAAATCACGCGCTTTTATGGGGTGAAATGGGTTGTGGGAAATCAAGCCTTGTTAGGGCTGTATTTTGTAAATTTATGGATAGGAATTTAAGATTGATAGAGATCAGCAAATTTGAACTCGTAAATTTATATAAGGTTTTAGACAAGATAAGAGATAAAAAACGTTTTAAATTTATAATATTTTGCGACGATTTTAGCTTTGAAACTAGTGATAAAACTCTAGGAGAGCTTAAAAAGCTGCTTGAAGGAAGTATTCAAGCTCCACCAAAAAATGCAATTTTTTATGCTACAAGCAATAGAAAGCACATCATAAAAAGTGAAAAAAACCACGAAAATTATATAATAGAAAAAGAGCATAATAGAGAAAGTTTAAGCTTAGCAGATAGATTCGGTCTTCATATAAGCTTTTATGAGATGGAAGTATCTGAGTATCTTGACGTAGTTGATAGCTATTTTAAAGATATAGATGTAGATAAAGAGTGGTTAAGAAAAGAAGCTCTTATTTACGCTTCATCAAAAGGCGTAAGAAGCGCTAGAAGCGCAAAGCAGTTTTGGCTATCAGTTAGGAGTGAGTTTGAGAAGTGA
- a CDS encoding putative metalloprotease CJM1_0395 family protein: MIIGNSFSTTSPYLDYGTKNSSDKEDTVKTSQTSDDSSSKNDNKDKKNITQLSDEEKLQVAKLQQRDSEVRTHEASHMAAGAGLTSGADFTYQKGPDSKMYAVGGEVGIDTSPGKTPEETIQKAQQIKRAALAPSSPSPADLKIAANAASMEVSAKAQMQQVQQDSNNNESNGSTTNSNSKNSTKNPYEQNTYIPTVIGLF, translated from the coding sequence GTGATCATAGGAAATTCTTTTTCTACTACTAGCCCTTATTTGGATTATGGCACTAAAAATAGTAGTGATAAAGAAGATACTGTAAAAACTAGTCAAACTAGCGATGATTCTTCTAGTAAAAATGATAATAAAGATAAAAAAAATATCACTCAGCTAAGCGACGAAGAAAAGCTCCAAGTAGCAAAATTGCAGCAACGAGACTCTGAGGTCAGAACTCACGAAGCTTCACATATGGCAGCAGGCGCTGGGCTTACTAGCGGAGCAGATTTTACGTATCAAAAAGGACCTGATTCAAAAATGTATGCCGTGGGTGGCGAAGTTGGGATAGATACTAGCCCAGGTAAAACCCCAGAAGAAACTATCCAAAAAGCACAGCAGATAAAACGAGCCGCTTTGGCTCCATCTAGTCCTAGTCCAGCAGACCTTAAAATAGCAGCAAATGCGGCTAGTATGGAAGTTTCTGCTAAGGCTCAGATGCAACAAGTTCAGCAAGATAGCAACAATAATGAAAGTAATGGCTCTACTACTAACTCAAATAGTAAAAACAGTACTAAAAATCCATATGAGCAAAATACGTATATCCCAACTGTTATCGGATTATTTTAG
- the mfd gene encoding transcription-repair coupling factor — MQARIYEFFKEIKNDYEILVVNDDKEALKASNAASFAGKKCYVLPDFRAVKGDDLRAFNSELLEISKTLSEFYKDKSGGALMISPIRTLLNKLPAKTHLKTKKLSFADKINLNELKDELLGFGYNFVDIVQSKGEVRVSGDIIDIFSVDANQPFRILLDIDTIESIRTFDLSSQKSDKNELESIEITPFLASLSKDEFDEVSQKTEAFQSNALINDINSFGFWVIDGFIDYFENFKCILAGNLDTDGIFDKDLSFLNSVAKLPEPKHFKDLEVSINSDLIQFHSDKKITILSKNESSFNALNLTHFSNVSLKISPLVLNVISSNELIVSLNSYEKRQRVKKASLVIDELKKDDFVVHSEYGIGKFLGLELITVLGSKKEFVVIAYQNDDRLLLPVEHLNMIDRYIAGSGSVVAIDRLGKASFAKIKEKVREKLFIIASKIISLAAKRELIEAVKFNSSKGYYDFKLSAGFTYTSDQEKAINDIENDLKSGRVMDRLLSGDVGFGKTEVAMNAIYLCVKSGYQALFFVPTTLLSSQHFKSLKERLSKFDIDVRRLDRFTNPKEKSLIIKDLEGSKPMVVIGTHALLSLKAKNLGLIIIDEEHKFGVKQKEKLKEVSEHSHILSMSATPIPRSLNMALSSVKSYSTLLTPPLDRQDVRTFVKQWDEKLIKEIILREIRRGGQVFYVHNLIKDMSGVEAELKALMPNLKILTLHSKIDAKTTEDEMIKFADKKYDVLLCTSIVESGIHLPNANTIIIDDANKFGMADLHQLRGRVGRSSVQGYCYFLVQDKASLSSDAIKRLVALESNSFLGSGSLLAYHDLEIRGGGNLVGEAQSGHIEAIGYSLYLKMLEDEINSLLNKKTFELKDIDLKLSVNAFLNSDLISEDRLRLELYRRLSKCEEINEVYEIGAEIEDRFGKLDIYTKQFLDIIIIKILASKQGFKAISNYEQNIALTKNDDTKVILKSRSKDDDDLLAEILAYLRKNKT; from the coding sequence GTGCAAGCAAGGATTTATGAGTTTTTCAAAGAGATAAAAAACGATTATGAAATTTTAGTAGTAAATGATGATAAAGAAGCACTAAAAGCTAGCAACGCCGCAAGTTTTGCAGGTAAAAAATGCTACGTTCTTCCTGATTTTAGAGCTGTCAAAGGAGATGATCTAAGAGCTTTTAATAGCGAACTTTTAGAGATCAGTAAGACTTTAAGCGAATTTTATAAAGACAAGAGCGGTGGCGCTCTTATGATCTCTCCTATAAGAACTCTTTTAAACAAACTTCCGGCAAAAACTCACCTTAAAACTAAAAAACTTAGTTTCGCTGATAAGATAAATTTAAACGAACTAAAAGATGAGTTGCTAGGCTTTGGATATAATTTTGTAGATATCGTTCAAAGCAAAGGCGAAGTTAGAGTCAGTGGCGATATCATCGATATATTTAGTGTAGATGCAAATCAGCCTTTTAGGATATTGCTCGATATTGATACTATAGAAAGCATAAGGACTTTTGATCTTAGTAGCCAAAAATCAGATAAAAACGAGCTTGAAAGTATAGAGATAACTCCGTTTTTAGCAAGTCTTAGCAAAGATGAATTTGATGAAGTGAGTCAAAAAACAGAGGCATTTCAGTCAAATGCTTTGATAAATGATATCAACTCATTTGGTTTTTGGGTTATAGATGGATTTATTGATTATTTTGAAAATTTCAAATGTATTTTAGCAGGGAATTTGGATACTGATGGCATTTTTGATAAAGATTTAAGTTTTTTAAATTCAGTTGCGAAATTGCCCGAACCAAAGCATTTCAAAGATTTAGAAGTCAGTATAAATAGTGATTTGATTCAGTTTCATAGTGACAAAAAAATAACCATACTTAGCAAAAACGAGAGTAGTTTCAATGCTCTAAATTTGACCCACTTTAGTAATGTTTCTCTTAAGATAAGCCCTTTAGTATTAAATGTGATCAGTAGCAATGAACTTATAGTTTCGCTAAATTCATATGAAAAAAGGCAGCGCGTAAAAAAGGCTAGTTTAGTAATAGATGAGCTAAAAAAAGATGATTTTGTTGTGCATAGTGAGTATGGTATAGGTAAGTTTTTAGGGCTTGAGCTCATCACCGTTTTAGGTAGCAAAAAAGAGTTTGTGGTTATCGCTTATCAAAATGATGATAGGCTTCTTTTACCAGTTGAACATCTAAATATGATAGATCGCTACATTGCAGGAAGCGGTTCGGTCGTTGCTATTGATAGACTAGGAAAAGCTAGTTTTGCTAAGATCAAAGAAAAGGTCAGGGAAAAACTATTTATCATAGCTAGCAAGATCATATCTTTAGCAGCAAAAAGAGAGCTCATAGAAGCGGTTAAATTTAACTCTAGCAAAGGATATTACGATTTTAAGCTAAGTGCTGGATTTACTTATACTAGTGATCAAGAAAAAGCCATAAATGATATAGAAAATGATTTAAAAAGTGGTCGTGTTATGGATAGGCTTCTTAGTGGAGATGTCGGTTTTGGTAAGACTGAAGTCGCGATGAATGCTATTTATCTATGTGTAAAAAGTGGTTATCAAGCTCTATTTTTCGTGCCTACTACACTGCTTAGTTCTCAGCATTTCAAAAGCTTAAAAGAGCGTTTAAGTAAATTTGATATAGATGTTAGAAGGCTTGATCGTTTTACTAATCCAAAGGAAAAATCGCTTATTATAAAAGATTTAGAGGGTTCAAAACCGATGGTGGTTATCGGAACTCACGCTTTATTATCTTTAAAAGCTAAAAATTTGGGGCTTATCATCATAGATGAGGAGCATAAATTTGGCGTTAAACAAAAAGAGAAGTTAAAAGAAGTCAGCGAGCATTCTCATATACTTTCTATGTCAGCAACTCCGATTCCAAGAAGTTTAAATATGGCTTTGAGCTCAGTCAAAAGCTACTCTACGCTTTTAACTCCACCACTTGATAGGCAAGATGTTAGAACATTTGTAAAGCAGTGGGATGAAAAACTCATAAAAGAGATAATCTTAAGAGAGATCAGACGTGGCGGACAAGTTTTTTATGTGCATAATTTGATAAAAGATATGAGTGGCGTGGAAGCAGAGCTAAAAGCTTTGATGCCAAATTTAAAGATTTTGACGCTTCATAGTAAAATAGATGCAAAAACCACAGAAGACGAGATGATAAAATTCGCTGATAAAAAGTATGATGTTTTGCTTTGTACGAGCATAGTTGAGAGCGGGATACATCTTCCAAATGCAAATACTATCATCATCGACGATGCAAATAAATTTGGTATGGCAGACCTTCATCAACTAAGAGGAAGAGTCGGTAGAAGCAGTGTTCAAGGATATTGTTATTTCTTAGTGCAAGACAAAGCTAGTCTTAGTAGCGATGCTATAAAAAGACTAGTGGCGCTTGAGAGTAATTCGTTTTTAGGATCTGGTTCATTGCTAGCTTATCATGATTTAGAGATCAGAGGCGGTGGAAATTTAGTAGGAGAAGCTCAAAGTGGGCACATAGAAGCTATAGGTTATTCTCTGTATTTAAAAATGCTTGAAGATGAGATAAACTCGCTTTTAAATAAAAAAACATTTGAGCTCAAAGATATAGATCTAAAACTTAGCGTAAATGCGTTTTTAAACAGTGATCTTATAAGCGAAGACAGACTAAGGCTAGAGCTTTATAGGCGTCTTAGTAAATGCGAAGAGATAAATGAAGTCTATGAGATAGGCGCTGAGATAGAAGATAGATTTGGTAAATTAGATATATATACAAAGCAGTTTTTAGATATAATTATTATAAAAATTTTGGCAAGCAAGCAAGGTTTTAAGGCTATAAGCAATTACGAACAAAATATTGCTCTTACAAAAAATGATGATACTAAAGTGATTTTAAAATCACGCAGCAAGGACGACGATGATTTGCTAGCTGAAATTTTAGCTTATCTAAGGAAAAATAAAACGTGA
- a CDS encoding bactofilin family protein → MAVFSKHSNNFNAQTTIISNGAYIKGELNLNSMLHVDGIVEGILHSDGTIVIGKGGNIIGSVYAQKIVINGCFEGNIDAEFVEILSGAIVKGEISSLNLSIENGAKFSGQSILKDHSKATLNLEVIEDNSASKDL, encoded by the coding sequence ATGGCAGTCTTTAGTAAACACTCTAACAACTTTAATGCCCAAACAACAATAATCTCAAATGGAGCCTATATAAAAGGTGAGTTAAACCTAAACTCGATGCTTCACGTTGATGGTATAGTCGAAGGTATCTTGCATAGTGATGGCACTATAGTTATCGGAAAAGGTGGCAATATAATAGGTAGCGTATATGCACAAAAAATCGTCATAAATGGCTGCTTTGAGGGAAATATCGACGCTGAGTTCGTCGAGATACTAAGTGGTGCAATCGTAAAAGGAGAGATATCGTCTTTAAATTTAAGCATAGAAAACGGTGCTAAGTTTAGCGGACAAAGCATATTAAAAGATCATTCAAAAGCGACCTTAAATTTAGAAGTTATCGAGGATAATAGTGCAAGCAAGGATTTATGA
- a CDS encoding peptidoglycan DD-metalloendopeptidase family protein: MKNKFIITITDINGSKNYLLHQLIKRIVVYIMLIAVVSFFIGLAYISYLENKTDSLKQKRDELTKIKNELFLENEKMQEKLAASSEEFAAIEDKIALLEDRLGLNTDNNITMESRLETLILTSSQKQLMFSMIPNGEVIKSNGISAEFGWRSHPILNKKEFHQGVDLRADIGTPIYAPADGVIEFAGYNNGGFGYLVIIEHNFGFKTRFAHMSRKDVVKEGEFVKKGDLIGYSGNTGLSTGPHLHYEIRFIQRPLDPINFIKWNSKNYEEIFNKEQRVSWQSLVNTLTTLMPKQQ, translated from the coding sequence TTGAAAAATAAATTTATAATAACTATAACCGACATAAACGGCTCTAAAAACTATTTGTTGCACCAACTTATAAAGAGGATCGTTGTTTATATCATGCTTATAGCTGTGGTTAGTTTTTTTATCGGCTTGGCCTATATAAGTTATTTGGAAAATAAAACGGATAGCTTAAAACAAAAGCGTGATGAGCTTACTAAAATAAAAAACGAACTATTTTTAGAAAATGAAAAAATGCAAGAAAAACTAGCTGCTAGCAGTGAAGAATTTGCAGCTATAGAAGATAAGATAGCTCTACTTGAAGATCGGTTAGGACTTAATACTGATAATAATATAACTATGGAAAGTAGGCTTGAAACTCTGATTTTAACTAGCTCTCAGAAGCAGCTTATGTTTTCTATGATACCAAATGGAGAAGTGATAAAATCAAATGGTATTAGCGCGGAATTTGGGTGGCGTTCTCATCCGATTTTGAACAAAAAAGAATTTCATCAAGGAGTTGATCTAAGAGCTGATATAGGAACCCCTATCTATGCTCCAGCAGATGGAGTTATAGAGTTTGCCGGGTATAATAACGGCGGTTTTGGATATCTAGTTATTATAGAGCACAATTTTGGTTTTAAAACACGCTTTGCACATATGAGCAGAAAAGACGTAGTAAAAGAAGGCGAGTTTGTCAAAAAGGGCGACTTAATAGGATATAGTGGAAATACAGGACTTAGCACAGGGCCACATTTGCATTATGAGATCAGATTTATTCAACGTCCTTTAGACCCTATAAATTTTATAAAATGGAATAGTAAAAATTATGAAGAAATATTTAACAAGGAGCAAAGAGTATCATGGCAGTCTTTAGTAAACACTCTAACAACTTTAATGCCCAAACAACAATAA
- a CDS encoding bifunctional folylpolyglutamate synthase/dihydrofolate synthase has product MMYSFLNSKPLYYDTIDYLRFPKAFNAIKSNFSLPKVIHIVGTNGKGSTGRFLAQILLKSGKKVGHYTSPHIFKFNERFWINGKNVSDDELELAHEKLLLYFKAVKDGDKFIAELSYFEWATLLLAVLFSGLDEVICEAGMGGEFDATNVFSKKLSVFTPVGLDHTAMLGDSLEAIATTKLNSMDKFAIVCEDFVCLNLAKKIANLKNTKLILSPKAIENSVNLYSSKFNLPSFLASNLNLAYHSAKFLGVQGLDEIILNLDALSLRGRCEKIAPNITIDVGHNAHAAKALKAEFGTKKVSLIYNAFDDKDIKAVFDELKDIITEVLIYEYESLDRKLAGAKIQGIAKNLGISVSKFSRIDKDKDYLVFGSFVLVEHFIKEVIEK; this is encoded by the coding sequence ATGATGTACAGTTTTTTAAACTCAAAACCGCTTTATTATGATACGATTGACTATTTAAGATTTCCAAAAGCATTTAACGCCATAAAAAGCAATTTTTCCTTGCCAAAAGTCATTCATATAGTAGGAACTAACGGTAAAGGTAGCACCGGAAGATTTTTAGCTCAAATTTTACTAAAAAGTGGAAAAAAAGTAGGGCATTATACGAGTCCACATATTTTTAAATTTAATGAAAGATTTTGGATAAATGGAAAAAATGTAAGTGATGATGAGCTTGAGTTGGCTCATGAAAAATTGCTTTTATATTTTAAAGCCGTAAAAGACGGTGATAAGTTTATTGCCGAGTTAAGCTATTTTGAATGGGCGACGTTGCTTTTAGCAGTCTTATTTAGCGGACTTGATGAAGTTATATGCGAAGCAGGGATGGGAGGCGAGTTTGACGCGACAAATGTTTTTAGCAAAAAACTTAGCGTTTTTACGCCCGTTGGTCTTGACCATACGGCTATGCTTGGAGATAGCTTAGAAGCCATAGCTACTACAAAACTAAATTCTATGGATAAATTCGCCATTGTCTGCGAAGACTTTGTATGTTTAAATTTAGCCAAGAAGATTGCAAATTTAAAAAATACTAAACTTATCTTATCGCCAAAAGCCATAGAAAATAGTGTAAATTTATACTCTTCTAAATTCAATTTACCCAGTTTTTTAGCTTCAAATTTAAATCTTGCTTATCACAGCGCAAAGTTTTTAGGAGTTCAAGGTTTAGATGAGATTATTTTAAATTTAGATGCTTTAAGTTTAAGAGGAAGATGCGAAAAAATAGCTCCAAACATCACTATAGACGTAGGACATAATGCTCACGCAGCAAAAGCTTTGAAAGCTGAGTTTGGTACTAAAAAAGTGAGTTTGATCTATAATGCTTTTGATGATAAGGATATAAAAGCTGTTTTTGATGAGCTAAAAGATATTATTACCGAAGTTTTGATTTACGAGTATGAAAGTTTGGATCGAAAATTAGCCGGTGCAAAAATACAAGGTATTGCTAAAAACCTAGGCATAAGCGTATCTAAATTTTCTCGTATCGATAAAGATAAGGATTATCTTGTTTTTGGCTCTTTTGTATTAGTGGAACATTTTATAAAGGAAGTGATTGAAAAATAA
- a CDS encoding GGDEF domain-containing protein — translation MASIINEVIKDAIKEANTRQLVLTPDNYMNVFCDIAKKKGVIVEDCQKLSKFISKLDPSYQTQLSKMNVNTIDELFAFITSRLNRQSSVDITKVFILLTKRILQSISLLHNKEARNLANISLETIDKRVSVENLEIIKDKWFDFLNNYDDSYLKHLEMYGVKQSDDLQKIINTILNSKISEQEDPELASLADLMIAALVPSIASSMNDELAAICEEIKAKPELLQSKAMQGDIKKIILKRVELDKGEFAQKIAILDDILNGINDKILYFISIFNKNQADVRNIKNDIAQMGANADYTLVKNKLLNIADTLDLEITDFVSKLLNNEKTIKELNERIRDLENRLNQANQEIHNDFLTSVGTKRAFESELIRIEEAYKRYGVEYCICFFDIDHFKNVNDSYGHEAGDKVLSVVGRILKKYSRGFDFIARYGGEEFVAILPKTSKEGAVSFANKILRSISGYKFMYKDQEINLTISCGISSRQDNASDTETLTKSDEMLYLAKNSGRNCIKA, via the coding sequence ATGGCAAGTATAATTAATGAAGTTATAAAAGATGCTATAAAAGAAGCAAATACAAGGCAGCTAGTACTAACTCCTGATAATTATATGAATGTATTTTGTGATATAGCAAAGAAAAAAGGCGTTATAGTAGAAGATTGCCAAAAATTATCTAAGTTTATATCAAAACTTGATCCCTCATACCAAACTCAGCTTAGCAAGATGAACGTAAATACTATAGATGAGCTTTTTGCTTTTATAACTTCAAGGTTAAATAGGCAAAGCTCGGTTGATATAACAAAGGTATTTATACTTCTTACGAAAAGAATCTTACAAAGCATTAGTTTATTGCATAACAAAGAAGCTAGAAATTTAGCAAACATTAGCCTAGAGACCATAGATAAAAGAGTAAGCGTAGAAAATTTGGAGATCATAAAAGATAAATGGTTTGATTTTTTAAACAACTATGACGATAGCTATTTAAAACATTTAGAGATGTATGGTGTGAAGCAAAGCGATGATCTACAAAAGATAATAAATACTATATTAAACTCAAAAATAAGCGAACAAGAAGACCCTGAGCTAGCGTCTTTAGCCGATCTGATGATAGCAGCCCTTGTTCCTTCCATAGCTTCAAGTATGAATGATGAGTTAGCTGCTATCTGCGAAGAGATAAAAGCCAAGCCGGAGCTTTTGCAAAGTAAAGCGATGCAAGGTGATATAAAAAAGATAATACTAAAGCGCGTAGAGTTAGACAAAGGTGAATTTGCCCAAAAAATCGCTATATTAGATGATATTTTAAACGGTATAAATGATAAAATTCTATACTTTATATCTATTTTTAACAAAAATCAAGCAGATGTTAGAAATATCAAAAACGATATAGCTCAGATGGGTGCAAATGCAGATTATACTTTGGTAAAAAATAAACTATTGAATATCGCAGATACGCTTGATTTAGAGATCACTGATTTTGTATCAAAGCTATTAAATAATGAAAAAACTATAAAAGAGCTAAATGAGCGTATACGAGATCTAGAAAACAGACTAAACCAAGCAAATCAAGAGATCCACAACGACTTTTTAACTAGCGTAGGAACAAAAAGAGCTTTTGAAAGTGAGCTGATCCGCATAGAAGAGGCTTATAAAAGATACGGCGTAGAGTATTGCATCTGTTTTTTTGATATAGATCATTTTAAAAACGTAAATGATAGTTATGGACACGAAGCAGGAGATAAAGTTTTATCTGTTGTCGGTAGAATATTAAAAAAATACTCTAGAGGTTTTGATTTTATAGCAAGATATGGAGGCGAAGAGTTTGTTGCTATCTTGCCAAAAACAAGTAAAGAAGGCGCAGTCTCTTTTGCAAATAAGATTTTAAGAAGTATATCTGGCTATAAATTTATGTATAAAGACCAAGAAATAAATTTAACGATTAGTTGCGGTATCTCTTCAAGACAAGATAATGCGAGCGATACCGAGACTCTAACCAAATCAGATGAGATGCTGTATCTAGCAAAAAATAGCGGTAGAAACTGTATAAAAGCCTGA
- the lptE gene encoding LPS assembly lipoprotein LptE, which yields MKTLLNLIAVFLLVGCGYKPVYKISQEILGDRIWVDVVMSKTDPQNTVAIKDSIRAGMIERLGKDLADKEDADTTILASIRSLSFSPILYDQFGYVTAYKANLTVLYNVKFSNSQTKDILTSGEYDFKITKRVKNTRYTDSVISDKDRYEAIKNASSEAFSEFISKLAIEGLKNGKYN from the coding sequence GTGAAGACGCTTTTAAATTTAATAGCAGTGTTTTTGCTAGTAGGTTGCGGATATAAACCGGTTTATAAGATCTCGCAAGAGATCTTAGGAGATAGAATTTGGGTAGATGTCGTGATGAGCAAAACAGATCCACAAAATACAGTTGCTATTAAAGACAGCATTAGAGCAGGTATGATAGAAAGATTAGGCAAAGATCTAGCAGACAAAGAAGATGCAGATACTACTATATTAGCAAGTATAAGATCTTTGAGTTTTAGTCCTATACTTTATGATCAATTTGGCTATGTTACGGCTTATAAAGCAAACTTAACTGTTTTATATAATGTTAAATTCTCAAACTCACAAACAAAAGATATATTGACATCTGGTGAATATGACTTTAAGATAACAAAACGTGTTAAAAATACAAGATACACCGATAGTGTTATAAGTGATAAAGATAGATATGAAGCTATAAAAAATGCGTCTTCTGAAGCGTTTAGTGAGTTTATATCAAAATTAGCTATAGAGGGTTTAAAAAATGGCAAGTATAATTAA